A DNA window from Piliocolobus tephrosceles isolate RC106 chromosome 9, ASM277652v3, whole genome shotgun sequence contains the following coding sequences:
- the ENO4 gene encoding enolase 4, with protein MGEEGGGRSCGTTRELQKLKQQAMEYYRENDVPRRLEELLNSTFYLQPADVYGHLANCFSKLAKPPTICKIVGKDVLDGLGLPTLQVDIFCTIQNFPKNICSVVISTHFEVHENVLPELAEAEEADRASEVSTAVQWVNSTITHELQGMAPSDQAEVDHLLRIFFASKVQEDKERKELENSLEYSAVPTLLPPVPPPPPPPPPTKKKGQKPGKRDTITEKPIAPAEPVEPVLSGSMAIGAVSLAVAKACAMLLNKPLYLNIALLKHSQEQPILFMPLLMVSLVSCGKSSSGKLNLMKEVICIPHPELTTRQGVEMLMEIQKHINKIIELPSPPKAETKKGHDGSKRGQQQITGKMSHLGCLTINCDTIEQPLLLIQEICANLGLELGTNLHLAINCAGHELMDYSKGKYEVIMGTYKNAAEMVDLYVDLINKYPSIIALIDPFRKEDSEQWDSIYHALGSRCYIIAGTASKSISKLLEQGNISIPKSNGLIIKHTNQTTMSDLVEITNLIDSKKHITVFGSTEGESSDDSLVDLAVGLGVRFIKLGGLSRGERVTKYNRLLTIEEELVQNGTLGFNEERTFFYFNEEAEKAAEALEAAAAREPLAPTFPTQGVEESAETGASSG; from the exons ATGGGGGAAGAAGGCGGCGGCCGCAGCTGTGGGACCACTAGGGAGCTGCAGAAGCTGAAGCAGCAGGCGATGGAGTACTACCGGGAGAACGACGTTCCGCGCAGGCTGGAAGAGCTGCTCAACTCCACCTTCTACCTCCAGCCTGCCGACGTCTACGGGCACCTG GCAAACTGCTTTTCTAAACTTGCAAAGCCTCCCACCATATGCAAAATAGTGGGGAAAGATGTACTGGATGGACTGGGGCTTCCAACCCTGCAAGTGGACATATTCTGCACCATTCAAAACTTTCCCAAG AACATATGTTCTGTGGTAATCTCGACTCACTTTGAAGTCCATGAGAACGTTCTGCCCGAGCTGGCTGAGGCGGAGGAGGCAGACAGGGCCAGCGAGGTCAGCACCGCCGTGCAGTGGGTCAACAGCACCATTACGCACGAGCTCCAGGGGATGGCACCCTCTGACCAGGCAGAGGTGGATCACCTACTCAG GATATTCTTTGCAAGTAAAGTACAAGAAGATAAGGAGAGAAAAGAATTGGAAAACAGCCTGGAATACTCAGCAGTGCCTACACTTCTACCTCCAGTACCACCGCCACCACCCCCTCCACCTCCTACCAAAAAAAAGGGGCAAAAGCCAG GGAAGAGGGATACCATTACAGAGAAACCTATTGCACCTGCAGAGCCTGTTGAACCTGTACTCAGTGGCAGTATGGCCATAGGGGCCGTGTCACTAGCTGTTGCCAAAGCCTGTGCCATGCTGCTTAATAAACCTCTGTACTTAAATATCGCTCTATTGAAGCACAGTCAG GAACAGCCAATACTATTTATGCCTTTGCTGATGGTATCGCTGGTCAGCTGTGGGAAGTCATCATCTGGGAAGCTAAATTTAATGAAAGAAGTGATTTGTATACCCCATCCTGAATTAACAACCAGACAA GGGGTCGAGATGCTTATGGAAATTCAGAAACATATCAACAAAATAATTGAACTG CCCTCTCCTCCAAAAGCAGAGACAAAAAAAGGGCATGATGGAAGCAAAAGAGGTCAA CAGCAGATCACTGGCAAGATGTCCCACCTTGGTTGTTTAACCATTAACTGTGACACCATAGAACAGCCACTGCTTCTAATACAGGAAATCTGTGCAAACCTGGGGCTAGAACTGGGAACAAATCTGCATCTAGCTATCAACTGTGCTGGACATGAGCTGATGGACTAC AGTAAAGGAAAGTATGAAGTGATCATGGGCACATACAAAAATGCAGCGGAGATGGTTGACCTGTATGTGGATCTGATCAACAAGTACCCTTCAATTATTGCCTTAATTGATCCTTTCAGGAAGGAG GACTCTGAACAGTGGGACAGCATCTATCATGCACTTGGTTCCAGGTGTTACATAATTGCAGGAACTGCATCCAAAAGCATTTCTAAACTTCTAGAGCAAGGAAACATCAGCATCCCCAAATCCAATGGGCTGATCATAAAACACACAAACCAAACTACAATGTCTGACTTGGTGGAAATAACCAATCTGATTGACA GTAAGAAGCACATCACAGTCTTTGGAAGTACAGAAGGAGAATCATCTGATGACAGCCTTGTCGATTTG GCTGTTGGGCTTGGTGTCCGGTTTATCAAGTTGGGGGGTCTTTCCCGTGGTGAACGAGTGACTAAATACAACCGCCTTCTCACTATAGAGGAAGAACTTGTCCAGAATGGAACACTGG gtttcAATGAAGAACgcacttttttttactttaatgagGAAGCTGAAAAGGCTGCAGAGGCACTTGAGGCTGCTGCGGCTAGAGAGCCGCTGGCACCCACCTTCCCCACACAAGGTGTAGAGGAATCAGCCGAAACAGGAGCATCCTCTGGATAG